A region from the Desulfitobacterium dehalogenans ATCC 51507 genome encodes:
- a CDS encoding phage tail terminator family protein, which yields MSAITVNGVRDSVITLLHQHFSGISTYGEEILQGPDKPYFFVKLFQVSQDQLISQRYQRNHSFDIHYFPAAVDEGEENRQNEEMHGIAEQLYEKMELIPVIGGDDEPMRGTKMRHEIIDGVLHFFVDYNFQIIKETTLDPLMQTMEQEGFIRG from the coding sequence ATGAGCGCTATTACAGTTAATGGGGTACGGGATAGTGTTATAACACTATTACATCAGCATTTCTCCGGCATCTCTACTTATGGCGAAGAGATTCTGCAAGGTCCTGATAAACCTTATTTTTTTGTGAAGCTTTTCCAGGTGTCTCAGGATCAGCTCATCAGCCAGCGATATCAACGGAACCACTCTTTCGATATTCACTACTTTCCGGCAGCGGTGGATGAGGGCGAAGAAAATCGGCAAAATGAGGAGATGCACGGCATAGCTGAGCAGCTGTACGAAAAAATGGAGCTGATCCCGGTGATAGGCGGGGATGATGAACCAATGCGAGGTACGAAAATGCGACATGAAATTATCGACGGAGTGCTGCATTTTTTTGTGGATTACAACTTTCAGATCATAAAAGAGACGACACTCGATCCACTGATGCAGACGATGGAACAGGAGGGATTTATTCGTGGCTAA